GAGTCCTGGCCGCCGAGGATGGCGTCAATAATCGCCTCCTGGCCCGGGCGGAATTGCTGGTAGCCAAAGGTCTCCTGCAGGACCTGTTTCGCCAGCGATACCTGATTTAACACTTCCGCCTCTGCCACATTCACCCCGTTGCTAAAAAACAAAACAGGCGCTATTTTCAGCGCCCGTTTGCGAAACTGCAATGGTTAAAACACATCGTTAAGCATAACCCCGATACCTATCCGGGTCTGGTTAAAGTTATAGTCAATCAGCGATTCGCCGTATCCACTGTATAACTGACTGTAAACCCTGACATGTTTGGTTATCGGGTAGCTGACACCCAGCTCCGCGCCGCCGTAGCCGGTGTTCCAGTTATATTGCCCCTTGGCGCTCAGGATCCAGTCACCCAGCTCATAGCCCAGTTTGAGCTGGTAGTAGCCCATATACTTCGTGATGTCCGGGTTATCGTTGCTGTCACCCAGCACATACCAGGGTTTTACCTCCACCAGGAAGTGGTTATTTTTCGCCGCCAGGCGGGTGTATAGCCGGTTCCAGCTGCGGGATGTGGGGTCTGAGCGGCCATTCGACTGGTGGTTATAGCCCACTTCCACATCCTGTAATGTCCACTCCCCGAAGCGGTAGTCCGTGGCCCAGCCCAGGAACAGCTGCGGCTCGTAGTTGGTTTCGCGAAACGGGGCAGACTCGTGGCTGTTAGACAGCTGCCACCACGAGCGCTGGGTGTAGGAGGCCGCCAGCACCGAATTATCCCCGGCAATACCGCGCCACAGGGGGAATGCCAGGCTTATCTGGAATTTCACCTCATCTTTGCGGGCATGTTCTGACCAGTTGTAGGAGCTTATCGCCTCTTTATTGAGGTCGCTGGTCCAGGTGTAGATGGCGTAGTTACTTTCGTAGGGGTAGAGAACAAAGGGAGAATCATAGGATTGCAGCAGATTATGCATAATGCTGCCTTTGGTCTCCTGGGGGTCACGCACGGTATCTTCAGCTGCAAAAGCCACTCCGGCACCCGACAGCAGGCTCGCCGCCGTTACTTTTGCTACCCAGTGTTTCATAAACCGTCGTCTCCTGATCGTTATAATTTAAAAGTCCTTTGTGGCAATTTAACCATTAATTTTGCAAAAACTTCAGTAGCTTTACTAATCCTTAACCACAACAATTGCAATTTAAAAAATAAACATCATTATAACATTCGGACTGATCCGACCACTCTGGAGGTTATTTTGACTGCCGCACTGTTACCTGCCGATACCGTGATGAAAATGGTCGGCGATATGTTTATCTACCAGATGCCGTTTAACCGTGCCCTGGGGCTGGAGCTGGCGCATTTTGATGCGGTCTCCGCCCGGCTGGTGTTCAGCCAGCAACCGATGATGATAGGCAACTGGGCTCAGCAAATACTGCACGGCGGCGTTATCGCCTCGGCCATGGATGTGGCGGCGGGGCTGGTCTGTGTCGGCAATACGCTCAGCCGCTATGATCCCATCAGCGAAGAGGAGCTCCACCGCCGGTTAGCGCGTATGGGCACCATTGATTTGCGGGTAGATTATTTGCGCCCCGGGCGGGGAACTCGCTTTACCGCCAGCGCAGCCCTGTTGCGGGCCGGGAACAAAGTTGCCGTGGCGCGGGTGGAGCTGCACAACGAAGAGCAGCTGCACATTGCCACCACCACCGCCACCTATATGGTGGGGTGAGAGCCCAAATCCTGCTACACTCCGGCTACTTTTCTCTGGCTTGTAGCGCACATGGATCCGAAACAATCGCGGCAGGGGGTTATCCTCGCTATTGCCGCCTATTTTATCTGGGGCGTTGCTCCGGCCTATTTTAAATTGATCCAGGCGGTGCCTGCGGATGAGATCCTCACGCACCGTATTATCTGGTCGTTCTTCTTTATGCTGGTGCTGATTACCGCCAGCCGCCAGTGGCAACAGGTCAGCAAGATCCGCAAGATGCCGAAAAAACTGCTGGCGCTGGCGCTCTCGGCGGTGCTGGTTGGCGGGAACTGGCTGCTGTTTATCTGGGCGGTGAACCATAACCATATGCTGGAGGCGAGCCTCGGGTACTTTATCAACCCGCTGGTGAATGTGCTGCTGGGGATGTTATTTCTCGGCGAGCGCTTCCGGCCTATGCAGTGGCTGGCGGTGTTGCTGGCAGCCGCCGGGGTGGTTATCCAGCTGTGGACCTTTGGCTCGTTACCGGTGATTGCGCTGGGGCTGGCTTTCAGCTTCGCGTTTTACGGGCTGGTGCGTAAGAAAATTGCCGTGGATGCCCAAACCGGCATGCTGGCAGAGACCCTGTGGCTGCTGCCGTTTGCGGCGATTTATCTGTTTGGCATCGCCGACAGCCCCACCAGCCATATGGGGAGTAATCCGGCCAGCCTGAATCTGTTACTGCTGGCCGCCGGGGTGATAACCACCGTGCCGCTGCTGTGCTTTACCGGAGCCGCTACCCGGTTGCGGCTCTCCACCCTGGGCTTCTTTCAGTACATTGGCCCGACGCTGATGTTTCTGCTGGCGATTGTGTTTTACGGGGAGGTGCCCGGGCCGGATAAGCTGGTCACCTTCGGGTTTATCTGGGCTGCGCTGGCGATTTTTATTATCGATGCCCTGTATACCCAGCGGCGGCTGAGCCGGAAATAATCCCCCACCAGAAAAAAAGCCCGGTTATCGATGATAGCCGGGCTTTTTTATCCGCAGTGGCTTACAGCCAGTTGCGGCGTTTGAAATAGAGATACGGTGCCAGACCGGCGAGGATCATAAACACAATCGCCGCAGGGTAACCAAAGCTCCAGTGCAGCTCCGGCATAAACTCAAAGTTCATCCCGTAGCTGGAGGCCACCAGCGTCGGCGGCAGGAACACCACAGACACCACCGAGAAGATTTTAATAATCCGGTTCTGCTCGATATTGATAAAGCCCATGGCCGCCTGCATCAGGAAGTTCACTTTCTGGAACAGTGATTCGTTGTGCGGCAGCAGGGATTCGATATCGCGCAGGATCTCGCGCGCCTGCTCAAGCTGCCCGCCCGGTAAGCGGGCCTTGCGCACCAGGAAGTTCAGGGCGCGCTGGGTATCCATCAGACACAGGCGCACCTTCCAGCCGATATCTTCCTGCTCAGCAAGGGTGGAGAGCGCTTCATCGTACTCGTCGCCCTGCTGGCCTTCCATAATCACCCGGCTGAGTTTTTCCAGGTCGCTGTAGATATTTTCAATTTCATCCGCCAGCTGTTCGATTTTGGTCTCAAACAGATCCAGCAGCAGCTCATAGGCGTTTCCGTCTACCATCGCCTGGTTGCGGGCGCGCATACGGTAGAGGCGAAAAGCCGGCAGTTCACGCTCGCGCAGGGTGAACAGGCGGCCGTTGCGGATGGTAAACGCCACTGTGGAGTTACCCGCATGATCATCGGCATCTTCAAAAAAGAAGAAGGAGTGAATATGCAGGCCGTCGTCATCTTCAAAAAAACGGGCGGATGCTTCGATGTCTTCCAGCTCCGGACGGGTCGCCAGGCTCTGGGCCAGCTCCGTTTGCACGCGTTCGCGCTCGTCTTCATCCGGCTCTACTAAATCAACCCACACGGAACTGGTCAGCGTCTCTGACCCGTCCAGCTCTATGCGGGCCAGTCGATTATTTTCTAACTGAAATGCGCTCAACATGACCGGGGCTCCCAATACTAAAACGTCAGAACGGAACCATGGGCACACAGAAACGAGAGGAGTTTCAGACCAAACAGCCTGACTCAATGCGACGGGAAACAGACCGCCGACAACCACTAAGGCTATCGGCACATGAGGATAGCCTTAGAAGTTGTACCTGGATAACAGGTAGTTGAGCCAGCATCTACTGGGTGTGTCCAAGGCATGTGTCCTCTTTGTGTAATCGTGGGCGCATGTTACGCCAGCCGTAAATAGGCGTCAACATGCAACCCGATGGCTGTGGATAATTTATCCCCGTCTTGTTTGCGGTAATGTGAAGGCGCGCATTACACGGTCTCCAGGCGGGCGTAAGCCGCCACCAGCCATTTGATCCCCTGCCCCTGGAAAGCCACCTGCACCCGGCTGTGCTCGCCGCTGCCTTCCAGATTAACAACGGTGCCTTCACCAAATTTGGCATGACGCACCCGCTGGCCCAGCTTATAGCCGCTGTCGCTCTCAGCCAGCGGGGTGCCCATACGCTGATGGTTCGCCGGGCGGCTGATACTGGCGCGCAGGCGCACTTCCTCAATGCAGTTTTCCGGCAGCTCGCCAATAAAGCGCGATGGCCGGTGGTAGGCTTCTTTGCCGTACAGACGGCGGGTTTCCGCATAGGTGATGGTCAGTTTCTGCATGGCGCGGGTGATCCCCACATAAGCCAGGCGGCGCTCTTCTTCAAGGCGTCCGCCCTCTTCCAGCGACATCTGGCTGGGGAACATGCCCTCTTCCACGCCCACCATAAAGACCTGGGGGAACTCCAGCCCTTTGGCCGAGTGGAGCGTCATCAGCTGTACCGCATCCTGCCAGGTGTCGGCCTGGCCTTCACCGGCCTCCAGCGCCGCGTGTGATAAAAACGCCTGGAGCGGCATTAAGTCTTCGTCTTCATCCTGGTAGCTGAACTGGCGGGTGGCGGTGACCAGCTCTTCAAGGTTTTCGATGCGCGTCTGGCCCTTTTCGCCCTTTTCCTGCTCGTACATCAGCTTCAGCCCCGAGTCATGGATAACCCGGTCAGTCTGCACATGCAGCGGCATGTCGGCGGTTTCCCGGGCCAGCGCTTCAATAAGCTCCATAAAGCGCTGCAGGGCACCGGCGGCACGGCCTGCCAGGGCCTTTTCCTGCAGAAGGGCACGACACGCCTGCCACAGGGTTAACTGGCGGTCCCGGGAGGTCTGGCGCACCACATCAAGGGTGCGATCGCCAATGCCCCGGGTGGGCGTATTGACCACGCGCTCAAAGGCCGCGTCGTCGTTACGGTTGGCAATCAGGCGCAGATACGAGAGCGCGTCCTTGATTTCCTGGCGTTCGAAGAAGCGCATACCGCCATAGATACGGTACGGCATGCTGGCCTGCAGCAGCGCCTCTTCCAGTACCCGGGACTGGGCGTTACTGCGGTACAGAATGGCGCAGTGCTCCAGGGCGCCGCCGCTCTCCTGCCAGGTTTTGATCCGGTTGACCACAAAGCGCGCTTCGTCCAGCTCATTGAACGCGCAATACACAGAGATAGGCTCGCCGTCGCCGCCGTCGGTCCACAGCTCTTTGCCCAGCCGCCCGTTGTTATTGGCTATCAGGGCGTTAGCCGCGCTGAGAATGGTGTTGGTTGAGCGGTAGTTTTGCTCCAGGCGGATCGTCTGCGCCCCGGGGAAGTCCTTCAGAAAGCGCTGGATGTTCTCCACCTGGGCACCGCGCCAGCCGTAGATGGACTGGTCGTCGTCGCCCACTATCATCACTTTGCCGGTATCACCGGCCAGCAGGCGGATCCAGGCGTACTGAATACTGTTGGTGTCCTGGAATTCATCCACCAGGATATTGGTAAAGCGCTCGCGGTAGTGGTTAAGAATATGCGGCTTGTTGAGCCACAGTTCGTGGGCGCGCAGCAGCAGCTCGGCGAAGTCTACCAGACCGGCGCGGTCACAGGCTTCCTGATACGCCTGATACACCTTCTGCCAGGTTTGCTCTACCGGGTTCCCGTAGCTCTCAATATGGTGCGGGCGCAGCCCTTCATCTTTTTTGCCGTTGATAAACCACATGGCCTGGCGGGCGGGCCACTGTTTTTCATCCAGATTCATCGCTTTGATGAGCCGCTTTAACAGGCGCATCTGATCTTCGCTGTCGAGGATCTGGAAATCCTGGGGGAGGTTTGCATCCATATGGTGGGCGCGCAGCAGGCGGTGCGCCAGGCCGTGGAAGGTGCCGACCCACATTCCCCCCTGGGTGGTGCCCATCAGCTCGCCAATGCGGTGGCGCATTTCTGCCGCCGCCTTGTTGGTGAAGGTGACCGCCATAACCGAGTACGGGGAGCAGTTCTCAACCGAGATAAGCCAGGCGATCCGGTGCACCAGCACCCGGGTTTTACCGCTGCCGGCACCGGCCAGCACCAGCATATTGCTGCGGGGTGCAGCCACCGCCTCGCGCTGTTTGTCATTCAGGCTATCAAGCAGATAAGAAACGTCCATTGGCACCGCCCCATGTGGTGAAGAGGGGCAGATACCCCTGGAATTATATACAGAACTGGTGAGAATTATATCAGTGCGCTAAGGGATGCCAAGGCAGAAATTTCCAGGTGGGGTAGCAGACGGCTGTCGCTGACGTGCATTAAATCCTCACCGCGCAGGTTGATCCAGCAGGCCTGCAGGCCGCTGCGCACTGCGCCCGCCACGTCGGTTGTCAGATCGTCCCCCACATGCAGGATCTCCGCCGCCGTCACCCCCAGCCGCTTAGCCGCCAGCCGGTACATATCGCCTGCGGGTTTGGCGCGCCCGTCAGGCCCGGCGCGCAGCACAAACTCAAAGTAGCCGCTCAGGCCGAACTTCTCCGGCTCCGCGTTACCGTTGGTAATCGCCACCAGCGGCCATTTTTGCCCCAGCGCCTTCAGGGTGCGGTGGGTCTCTTGTGGCACCTCAATCCGGCTGCGCCAGCGGGCGAATTCCGCCATCGCCAGCCCGGCGCCGTGCCGGGCTTTTTCCGGCGTTTCCCCCACGCCCAGTAGCGCCTGCTCAATGGTCCGGCGGCGCCATTCTGTCACGTCGTGGTAGATTTCCGGCTCCGCCTGGCGCAGTGCCTGGCGCAGGTGTAAAAAGTCTTCCGGCTGCAGGGTGCGAAACCGCGGGTGGTACTCCTGCAAAAAGCGCAGCGATTCCTGCTCGGTACGCAGGATCACCGGGCGGTTGTCATACAGTGTATCGTCCAGGTCAAACGTGAGTGCCGCAACCGGCCCCAGCGGGCGATAAAAACGCATTACGATTTCCCCCGTTTAGCGCGCGGGTGCGCCGCATCGTAAACCGATGCCAGGTGTTGAAAGTCCAGATGGGTATAGATCTGGGTCGTTGAAAGGTTGGCGTGGCCCAGCAGCTCCTGAACACCGCGCAAATCACCGCTGGACTCCAGCATATGGGTGGCAAACGAGTGGCGCAGCTTATGCGGGTGCACATGGCTGCTCAGCCCCTGTTTAACCCCCCACTCGGCAAAACGCTTTTGCACATTGCGCGGGGAGATGCGCCGCCCCAGTTTTGAGACAAACACCGCGTCATCTTCGGGGCCGAAGAGTTCACGCAGATCAAACCAGTGCTCCAGCCAGCTTACCGCGCTGCGGCCGATGGGCAGGCGGCGCTCTTTGCTGCCTTTCCCCATAACCCACACTTCGCCACTGGCCAGATCCAGGTGTTTGCAGTCCATATTGACCAGCTCAGACAAACGCAGCCCGGCCCCGTACATCACCTCAAGCATGGCCCGGTCACGTACCGCCAGCGGATCGTTAATATCGATATCCAGCAGCTGGTTAATGTCGTCTACTTCAATGTTTTTCGGCAGGTGGCGCGGTGCCCGGGGGGTGGTTATCCCTTTTGCCGGGTTCGCCTGCAGCTCTCCCTGGCTTATCAGCCAGTCAAAAAAGCTGCGCAGTGCCGACAGGCGCAGCGCAAGGCTCGACGCCTGTAGCCCGGCCCGGCGGCTGCGCACCACCAGATTGCGCACCATCGCCGCGTCACACCCGGCCCAGTGCTGTAACCCCGCGGCGCTCGCCAGCACAATCAGCGCATCAAGCTGACGCCGGTAGTTCACCAGAGTTACAGGACTGAGCTGGCGCTCAACCCGGAGGTAGCGCAGAAAGCGTTCTGTCGCATCCTGCAATTCAGTGGGGATCATACGCGTTCGATCCAGCGTTCAATCAGCCCCGGCAGCATCAGCGCCAGCTCCTGTAAAAACTGGGTGCCCTGCCCGGCCTGATAATGCTGAGGGTCGCGGCTGCTGAAGATCAGCACCCCGTCGTTACCGTCCTGGCCCAGCAGCGACATCGCCACGCTGCCGATAGCCTTGCCCTGGGGCAGCATGGTCAGCAGTTCCGGGCCGTGTAGCGGGCCCAGGTAGTGCTGGCCATCGCCAAAGCGCTGAATGCGCAGCGGCTCAAAAGCCTGATGGGTAAGCCCAAGGTGGGTGAAGTCAGAAGGGGCGCCAATGCGCCAGCGATCGGGGAATAAGCGGATATTGGCACCGGCCAGCCCCAGCTCCCTCGCCCAGCGGTGAAGCCGGTTAAGCATGTCCTGCAGGCTGTCTGCCGCGACCAGCACATTCTGCAGGCGCAGCAGGCTGTAAAACAGCCCTTCGTTTTCCCGGGCCTGCTCCAGCAGCAGCCCGATATCCTCTTCCAGGTGGCCTATCCGGTCACGCTGGCGGGCCATGTGCCACTCCACCAGCGAGACGGTGCCACGCACCGGATGCGGAACCCGCAGTTGTTCCACCAGACGGGCATTACGAATAAAAAAGTCCGGGTGCTGGCTCAGATAGTCACAGACCTCACGATCCGTGAGCAGTTCTGGCTGTTCCTGAGTTTCTCCGGCATTGCTCATAAGTGAATGAATCCATCATAGACGTGGGTGGCAGGCCCGGTCATAAACAGCGGATTCCCGGGCCCCTTCCAGGCAATATCCAGGCGCCCGCCGGGTAAGTCGACACGCACGCGCCCGGCCAGCAGCCCCTGCTGAATACCGACCGCCACAGCACCACAGGCACCGCTGCCGCAGGCCTGGGTCTCACCGGCACCGCGTTCAAAGACACGCAGGCGAATGTATTCCCGGTCGACCACCTGCATAAAGCCGATATTGGCCCGCTCCGGGAAGCGCTCGTGGCTTTCCATGACCGGCCCCAGGGTTTCCACAGCGGCGGTGTCCACGTTGTCGACCTGAATCACGCAGTGTGGGTTCCCCATAGAGACCACACCGCACAATACTGTCTGCTCCGCCGCGCGCATAATATAAGTTTTTTCCGCTTTGTTGGCCCGAAACGGGATCTGGGACGGTTCAAAGCGCGGCTCGCCCATGTTCACAGTGACCAGTTCATCTTCCGATACACTCAGCACCATCCGGCCATTGGCGGTACTGACCCGGATATCCCGTTTATTGGTCAGCCCTTTGAGGCGCACAAAACGGGCAAAACAGCGGGCGCCGTTACCGCACTGGGAGACTTCGCTCCCGTCCGCATTGAAGATCCGGTAGTGAAAATCCAGATCCGGATCGTAAGGCGGCTCGACGATCAGCAGCTGATCAAACCCCACCCCGAGGTGGCGATCGGACAGTTTGCGGATAAGCTCCGGCGAAAAATAGACGTTCTGCGTTACCGCATCAACGACCATAAAATCATTACCAAGACCATGCATTTTAGAGAACTGCATTTTTTGCTCCGTCACTGCGGCCATGAACGATGCGCTATTAGTAATTTACCTGGGTCGGACCGGCAGAGACGGCGCGATCGTTACGTGTTGGCTCATCCGGGCGCACGGTTTGCGTCTGGGTCTGGGTGGGTCGTGCGACCGGTTTACCGTCTTCCGGCGGGAAATAAAGCGGCCCTTTCAGACCACAACCGGAGAGGTTAAACAAAACCAGCACTACCGCCAGCGTTCTCAACGTATTCTTCATGCCTGCTCGCTTGTTATTTTTTCTGGTGGCTATTAATCCCGGGCTCAGTGGCCGCACTCATGAGCGCCACTGAGGTGATGGCTATATCATCGCAGGTGATCCCTGAAAAGCAATACTTCGATGCAGCAAACACCTGGATATTCCCGGGCCGGGTGGTTTCTTCGCACCCGATACCATTCCTATTCCCCGGCGCAGCTTTTATACTGCGGCGATACCCTTCAACAGGAAATGACCATGAACGACAGTGAATTTCATCGTCTGGCTGACGAGCTGTGGCTGACTATCGAAGAAACCCTCGATAATTATGACGGCGATAGCGACATTGATTGTGAAATTAATGGCGGCGTGCTGACGCTGAGCTTTGAAAACGGCAGCAAAATTATCATTAACCGCCAGGAGCCGCTGCACCAGGTGTGGCTGGCGACCAGAAATGGCGGCTACCACTTCGACCTCAAAGGGGACGAGTGGGTGTGCGATCGCAGCGGCGAGACCTTCTGGCACCTGCTGGAAGAGGCATGCAGCGCTCA
This Shimwellia blattae DSM 4481 = NBRC 105725 DNA region includes the following protein-coding sequences:
- the pldA gene encoding phospholipase A, with protein sequence MKHWVAKVTAASLLSGAGVAFAAEDTVRDPQETKGSIMHNLLQSYDSPFVLYPYESNYAIYTWTSDLNKEAISSYNWSEHARKDEVKFQISLAFPLWRGIAGDNSVLAASYTQRSWWQLSNSHESAPFRETNYEPQLFLGWATDYRFGEWTLQDVEVGYNHQSNGRSDPTSRSWNRLYTRLAAKNNHFLVEVKPWYVLGDSNDNPDITKYMGYYQLKLGYELGDWILSAKGQYNWNTGYGGAELGVSYPITKHVRVYSQLYSGYGESLIDYNFNQTRIGIGVMLNDVF
- the corA gene encoding magnesium/cobalt transporter CorA is translated as MLSAFQLENNRLARIELDGSETLTSSVWVDLVEPDEDERERVQTELAQSLATRPELEDIEASARFFEDDDGLHIHSFFFFEDADDHAGNSTVAFTIRNGRLFTLRERELPAFRLYRMRARNQAMVDGNAYELLLDLFETKIEQLADEIENIYSDLEKLSRVIMEGQQGDEYDEALSTLAEQEDIGWKVRLCLMDTQRALNFLVRKARLPGGQLEQAREILRDIESLLPHNESLFQKVNFLMQAAMGFINIEQNRIIKIFSVVSVVFLPPTLVASSYGMNFEFMPELHWSFGYPAAIVFMILAGLAPYLYFKRRNWL
- the yigB gene encoding 5-amino-6-(5-phospho-D-ribitylamino)uracil phosphatase YigB, which translates into the protein MRFYRPLGPVAALTFDLDDTLYDNRPVILRTEQESLRFLQEYHPRFRTLQPEDFLHLRQALRQAEPEIYHDVTEWRRRTIEQALLGVGETPEKARHGAGLAMAEFARWRSRIEVPQETHRTLKALGQKWPLVAITNGNAEPEKFGLSGYFEFVLRAGPDGRAKPAGDMYRLAAKRLGVTAAEILHVGDDLTTDVAGAVRSGLQACWINLRGEDLMHVSDSRLLPHLEISALASLSALI
- the uvrD gene encoding DNA helicase II, which encodes MDVSYLLDSLNDKQREAVAAPRSNMLVLAGAGSGKTRVLVHRIAWLISVENCSPYSVMAVTFTNKAAAEMRHRIGELMGTTQGGMWVGTFHGLAHRLLRAHHMDANLPQDFQILDSEDQMRLLKRLIKAMNLDEKQWPARQAMWFINGKKDEGLRPHHIESYGNPVEQTWQKVYQAYQEACDRAGLVDFAELLLRAHELWLNKPHILNHYRERFTNILVDEFQDTNSIQYAWIRLLAGDTGKVMIVGDDDQSIYGWRGAQVENIQRFLKDFPGAQTIRLEQNYRSTNTILSAANALIANNNGRLGKELWTDGGDGEPISVYCAFNELDEARFVVNRIKTWQESGGALEHCAILYRSNAQSRVLEEALLQASMPYRIYGGMRFFERQEIKDALSYLRLIANRNDDAAFERVVNTPTRGIGDRTLDVVRQTSRDRQLTLWQACRALLQEKALAGRAAGALQRFMELIEALARETADMPLHVQTDRVIHDSGLKLMYEQEKGEKGQTRIENLEELVTATRQFSYQDEDEDLMPLQAFLSHAALEAGEGQADTWQDAVQLMTLHSAKGLEFPQVFMVGVEEGMFPSQMSLEEGGRLEEERRLAYVGITRAMQKLTITYAETRRLYGKEAYHRPSRFIGELPENCIEEVRLRASISRPANHQRMGTPLAESDSGYKLGQRVRHAKFGEGTVVNLEGSGEHSRVQVAFQGQGIKWLVAAYARLETV
- a CDS encoding thioesterase family protein gives rise to the protein MKMVGDMFIYQMPFNRALGLELAHFDAVSARLVFSQQPMMIGNWAQQILHGGVIASAMDVAAGLVCVGNTLSRYDPISEEELHRRLARMGTIDLRVDYLRPGRGTRFTASAALLRAGNKVAVARVELHNEEQLHIATTTATYMVG
- a CDS encoding DUF484 domain-containing protein, coding for MSNAGETQEQPELLTDREVCDYLSQHPDFFIRNARLVEQLRVPHPVRGTVSLVEWHMARQRDRIGHLEEDIGLLLEQARENEGLFYSLLRLQNVLVAADSLQDMLNRLHRWARELGLAGANIRLFPDRWRIGAPSDFTHLGLTHQAFEPLRIQRFGDGQHYLGPLHGPELLTMLPQGKAIGSVAMSLLGQDGNDGVLIFSSRDPQHYQAGQGTQFLQELALMLPGLIERWIERV
- the cyaY gene encoding iron donor protein CyaY, with translation MNDSEFHRLADELWLTIEETLDNYDGDSDIDCEINGGVLTLSFENGSKIIINRQEPLHQVWLATRNGGYHFDLKGDEWVCDRSGETFWHLLEEACSAQSGEKVSFR
- the xerC gene encoding tyrosine recombinase XerC, whose translation is MIPTELQDATERFLRYLRVERQLSPVTLVNYRRQLDALIVLASAAGLQHWAGCDAAMVRNLVVRSRRAGLQASSLALRLSALRSFFDWLISQGELQANPAKGITTPRAPRHLPKNIEVDDINQLLDIDINDPLAVRDRAMLEVMYGAGLRLSELVNMDCKHLDLASGEVWVMGKGSKERRLPIGRSAVSWLEHWFDLRELFGPEDDAVFVSKLGRRISPRNVQKRFAEWGVKQGLSSHVHPHKLRHSFATHMLESSGDLRGVQELLGHANLSTTQIYTHLDFQHLASVYDAAHPRAKRGKS
- the rarD gene encoding EamA family transporter RarD; the protein is MDPKQSRQGVILAIAAYFIWGVAPAYFKLIQAVPADEILTHRIIWSFFFMLVLITASRQWQQVSKIRKMPKKLLALALSAVLVGGNWLLFIWAVNHNHMLEASLGYFINPLVNVLLGMLFLGERFRPMQWLAVLLAAAGVVIQLWTFGSLPVIALGLAFSFAFYGLVRKKIAVDAQTGMLAETLWLLPFAAIYLFGIADSPTSHMGSNPASLNLLLLAAGVITTVPLLCFTGAATRLRLSTLGFFQYIGPTLMFLLAIVFYGEVPGPDKLVTFGFIWAALAIFIIDALYTQRRLSRK
- the dapF gene encoding diaminopimelate epimerase; translation: MQFSKMHGLGNDFMVVDAVTQNVYFSPELIRKLSDRHLGVGFDQLLIVEPPYDPDLDFHYRIFNADGSEVSQCGNGARCFARFVRLKGLTNKRDIRVSTANGRMVLSVSEDELVTVNMGEPRFEPSQIPFRANKAEKTYIMRAAEQTVLCGVVSMGNPHCVIQVDNVDTAAVETLGPVMESHERFPERANIGFMQVVDREYIRLRVFERGAGETQACGSGACGAVAVGIQQGLLAGRVRVDLPGGRLDIAWKGPGNPLFMTGPATHVYDGFIHL
- the ysgD gene encoding YsgD/CorL family protein, producing MDTPSRCWLNYLLSRYNF
- the lptM gene encoding LPS translocon maturation chaperone LptM: MKNTLRTLAVVLVLFNLSGCGLKGPLYFPPEDGKPVARPTQTQTQTVRPDEPTRNDRAVSAGPTQVNY